From the Streptomyces pluripotens genome, one window contains:
- a CDS encoding serine hydrolase domain-containing protein, giving the protein MSWKSSRSHLPTTVGAVTAALLTLASPAQAASAGDHTDTLAALRTFQAAAGPGAGVYAGDSAGSWNLSTGTGVINTHTPIAPSDHYRIGSQTKTFTAAVVLQLVDEGRVLLDAPIERYLPGVVDGNGYDGNAITVRQLLQHTSGIAAYEPLTDAPAANPDGSYSLGALVQQGLKHAPASKPGTAFLYSNTNYLILGLLIEKTTGLPVHQAVTDRIIKPLDLTRTSFPAPGDRSLPAPAVHGYNGIRIGSFYFWHDVIGYDPSLFSSAGAMISSQQDLTTFYQALTAGKVVTPATLAEMENTDTVGAPGSPLAYGLGLLRHNLPCGGVAWGHDGAIPGYYTETLVTTDGRHASVVTNAYLATNPPVQQMYSLLDTALCEKP; this is encoded by the coding sequence GTGTCATGGAAGTCCAGCAGGTCGCACCTGCCGACCACCGTCGGTGCCGTCACGGCGGCACTGCTCACCCTCGCTTCGCCGGCCCAGGCGGCCTCGGCCGGCGACCACACCGACACGCTGGCGGCGTTGCGGACGTTCCAAGCAGCGGCGGGCCCGGGTGCGGGCGTCTACGCCGGTGACAGTGCGGGGTCCTGGAACCTCTCCACCGGTACGGGCGTCATCAACACCCACACGCCCATCGCACCGAGCGACCACTACCGCATCGGCAGCCAGACCAAGACGTTCACCGCAGCGGTGGTGCTCCAACTGGTCGACGAGGGCAGGGTCTTGCTCGACGCACCGATCGAGCGGTACCTGCCGGGCGTCGTCGACGGCAACGGCTACGACGGCAACGCCATCACGGTGCGCCAACTCCTGCAGCACACCAGTGGCATCGCGGCCTACGAACCGCTCACCGACGCGCCCGCCGCCAACCCCGACGGCTCCTACTCACTGGGCGCGCTGGTGCAGCAGGGCCTCAAGCACGCACCGGCCTCCAAGCCCGGCACCGCCTTCCTCTACTCCAACACCAACTACCTGATCCTCGGCCTGCTCATCGAGAAGACCACCGGGCTTCCGGTGCACCAAGCCGTCACGGACCGGATCATCAAGCCGCTGGACCTGACCCGGACCAGCTTCCCGGCACCGGGCGACCGCTCCTTACCCGCTCCGGCCGTGCACGGCTACAACGGCATCCGGATCGGCAGCTTCTACTTCTGGCACGACGTGATCGGCTACGACCCGTCACTCTTCAGCAGCGCCGGGGCCATGATCTCGTCACAACAGGATCTGACCACCTTCTACCAGGCGCTCACCGCAGGGAAGGTGGTCACCCCGGCCACGCTGGCCGAGATGGAGAACACCGACACCGTCGGCGCCCCCGGATCACCCCTCGCCTACGGACTCGGGCTACTGCGGCACAACCTGCCCTGCGGCGGTGTGGCCTGGGGCCACGACGGTGCGATCCCCGGCTACTACACCGAGACCCTGGTCACCACGGACGGCCGGCACGCGTCCGTGGTGACCAACGCCTACCTCGCGACCAACCCGCCGGTCCAGCAGATGTACAGCCTGCTGGACACGGCACTGTGCGAGAAGCCCTGA
- a CDS encoding glycosyltransferase family 2 protein, whose translation MTPTVACVVPCHNEEVAIGKVVCDLREALPEAVVYVYDNASTDGTVAEALGAGAIVRHEPRKGKGNVIRRAFADVEADALLIIDGDDTYDTSHAREMVDLLFEGPYDQVVGARRQTVDGAYRTGHAVGNKMLTGTVRSLFGNDVSDMLSGYRVFSRRYIKSFPALSHEFETETEMTVHALSLRLPTAEIEVGFKDRPADSTSKLRTYRDGWCILKLILGLARRQRPSLFHSVIAGLFAAISLALGIPVVVEFARTGVVLRLPTAVLAAAIMIIAVLVLMGGYILESFMYMRQEQARLAHLRYPAPSRGVDYMTVELLDDTTRKILPGTV comes from the coding sequence ATGACTCCAACGGTCGCATGTGTCGTGCCGTGTCACAACGAGGAGGTGGCCATCGGCAAGGTCGTTTGTGACCTGAGAGAAGCCCTGCCGGAGGCGGTCGTCTATGTCTACGACAACGCTTCCACGGACGGCACCGTCGCTGAAGCGCTCGGGGCGGGCGCGATCGTGCGCCACGAACCGCGCAAGGGCAAGGGCAACGTCATTCGCCGAGCCTTCGCCGACGTCGAGGCCGACGCTCTCCTGATCATCGACGGTGACGACACTTACGACACCTCGCACGCTCGTGAGATGGTCGACCTGCTCTTCGAAGGCCCCTACGACCAGGTGGTGGGCGCCCGCCGCCAGACCGTGGACGGCGCCTACCGAACCGGTCACGCTGTGGGCAACAAGATGCTCACCGGCACCGTGCGTTCGCTGTTCGGCAACGACGTCAGCGACATGCTCAGCGGCTACCGCGTCTTCTCCCGCCGTTACATCAAGTCCTTCCCCGCGCTGTCGCACGAGTTCGAGACCGAGACCGAGATGACGGTTCACGCGCTCAGCTTGCGCCTGCCCACAGCCGAGATCGAGGTCGGCTTCAAGGACCGCCCGGCCGACAGTACGAGCAAGTTGCGTACCTACCGGGACGGTTGGTGCATCCTGAAGCTCATCCTGGGCCTCGCCCGCCGCCAGCGCCCTTCCCTGTTCCACTCCGTCATCGCTGGACTGTTCGCTGCCATCTCGCTCGCGCTCGGTATCCCGGTGGTCGTCGAATTCGCCCGCACCGGGGTCGTGCTCCGCCTCCCCACCGCGGTACTGGCCGCCGCGATCATGATCATTGCGGTGCTCGTGCTGATGGGCGGGTACATCCTGGAGTCGTTCATGTACATGCGTCAGGAACAGGCGCGCCTGGCCCATCTCCGCTACCCGGCACCGTCGCGCGGCGTGGACTACATGACGGTCGAGCTGCTGGACGACACCACCCGGAAGATCTTGCCTGGCACCGTGTGA